Proteins encoded in a region of the Ziziphus jujuba cultivar Dongzao chromosome 3, ASM3175591v1 genome:
- the LOC125423162 gene encoding flavonol 7-O-rhamnosyltransferase has product MSHVLVIPYPAPGHLLPTLDLCNQLALKGLTLTILVTPKNLPLLQPLLSLHPSIETLVFPFPSHPNLPPGIENMQELPISYIPSILSALSTFHDPLVQWFQSHSSPPIAIITDSFFTTWTHPLASHLGIKNLAFSPLNAHGTLGWWKALENRLKNFEHFVVEGRVVDMVTWGVILNSFNELEEGMLEYLKKNVVGHDNIWAVGPFLPIGNDPLSASKKCGSSSIPETEVLHWLNSCHVDKSVVYIGFGSQIRLTNNQMHALADALENSGVRFIWSVKDPMKGANNELDYFNDHDGVIPDGFENRVAGRGLVVKGWAPQQAILQHRAVGSYLTHCGWNSAMEGLLAGVLLLAWPMQADHFDNTKLLVDQLGVAVRVCEGLKTVPDSVNLARVLVGSMSVTSDEKRSKAMELGKLALNAAKHGGSSDIALDDLVKKLST; this is encoded by the coding sequence ATGTCACATGTTCTTGTTATTCCATATCCAGCACCAGGCCATTTGCTCCCAACCTTGGATTTATGTAACCAGCTTGCTCTTAAAGGTTTAACCCTAACCATTTTGGTCACACCCAAAAACCTTCCTCTTCTTCAACCTCTTCTTTCTCTCCACCCTTCAATTGAAACTTTagtctttccttttccttcccACCCAAACCTCCCCCCTGGCATCGAAAACATGCAAGAACTCCCCATATCTTACATCCCTAGTATATTATCAGCCTTATCCACATTCCATGACCCTCTTGTCCAATGGTTTCAATCCCACTCTTCCCCTCCCATAGCCATCATCACTGATAGCTTTTTCACTACTTGGACACACCCTTTGGCAAGCCATCttggaataaaaaatttggCTTTTTCACCGTTGAACGCTCATGGTACGCTTGGATGGTGGAAAGCATTGGAGAATAGGTTGAAAAATTTTGAGCATTTCGTGGTAGAGGGCCGTGTTGTTGACATGGTCACCTGGGGAGTAATATTGAACTCGTTCAATGAGTTAGAGGAAGGGATGTTggaatatttaaagaaaaatgtagtGGGCCATGATAATATTTGGGCTGTTGGTCCTTTCCTTCCAATTGGCAACGACCCGTTAAGTGCTTCTAAGAAATGTGGGTCTAGCTCCATACCAGAAACCGAAGTGCTTCACTGGCTGAATTCGTGCCATGTGGATAAGTCAGTTGTGTACATTGGTTTTGGAAGTCAAATAAGGTTGACCAACAATCAAATGCATGCCTTGGCCGATGCATTAGAGAATAGTGGTGTTCGGTTTATTTGGTCAGTAAAAGACCCAATGAAAGGAGCAAACAACGAATtggattattttaatgatcatgaTGGTGTGATTCCTGATGGATTCGAAAATCGTGTGGCTGGGAGGGGTTTAGTAGTCAAAGGGTGGGCCCCACAACAAGCGATTCTCCAACATCGAGCCGTTGGATCATACTTGACCCATTGTGGATGGAATTCGGCCATGGAAGGACTCCTTGCTGGGGTGCTTTTGCTTGCATGGCCCATGCAAGCAGACCACTTTGACAATACCAAGTTGCTGGTTGACCAACTGGGTGTGGCTGTCCGAGTTTGTGAGGGTCTCAAAACTGTTCCGGACTCGGTGAATTTGGCTAGGGTTTTGGTTGGCTCAATGAGCGTGACTTCTGATGAAAAGAGGAGTAAAGCTATGGAATTGGGAAAACTGGCTCTAAATGCAGCCAAGCATGGTGGGAGTTCTGATATAGCATTAGACGATTTGGTGAAAAAACTCTCTACTTGA